A window from Chiroxiphia lanceolata isolate bChiLan1 chromosome 3, bChiLan1.pri, whole genome shotgun sequence encodes these proteins:
- the HS3ST5 gene encoding heparan sulfate glucosamine 3-O-sulfotransferase 5: MLFKQQVLLRQKLFVLGSLAIGSLLYLVARVGSLDRLQPLCPIDGRFGPRGQDEIPLRALQFKRGLLHEFRKGNATKEQIRLHNLVQQLPKAIIIGVRKGGTRALLEMLNLHPSVVKASQEIHFFDNDENYAKGIEWYRKKMPFSYPHQITIEKSPAYFITEEVPERIYKMNSSIKLLIIVREPTTRAISDYTQVLEGKERKNKTYYKFEKLAIDPNTCEVNTKYKAVRTSIYTKHLERWLKYFPIEQFHIVDGDRLITEPLPELQLVEKFLNLPPRISQYNLYFNATRGFYCLRFNIVFNKCLAGSKGRIHPEVDTSVITKLRKFFHPFNQKFYQITGRTFNWP; encoded by the exons ATGCTATTCAAACAGCAGGTGTTGCTGAGGCAGAAGCTCTTTGTGCTAGGCAGCCTTGCTATTGGAAGTCTCCTATATCTAGTTGCCAGAGTTGGGAGTTTGGATAG actgcagcccctctgccccatcGATGGTCGTTTTGGACCCCGCGGCCAGGACGAAATCCCACTGCGAGCTCTGCAGTTCAAGCGAGGTCTGCTCCATGAATTTCGAAAGGGCAATGCCACTAAGGAACAAATACGACTGCACAATCTGGTTCAGCAGCTTCCTAAGGCCATTATCATTGGGGTGCGGAAAGGAGGCACCCGAGCACTACTGGAGATGCTGAACCTTCACCCTTCAGTGGTCAAAGCTTCTCAAGAGATTCACTTCTTTGACAATGATGAAAACTATGCCAAGGGAATTGAGTGGTACcgaaaaaaaatgcctttttcttacCCTCATCAAATAACAATTGAGAAAAGCCCCGCATATTTTATCACTGAGGAAGTACCTGAAAGGATTTACAAAATGAACTCATCTATCAAATTATTGATCATTGTCAGGGAACCTACCACAAGAGCAATTTCTGATTACACTCAGGTGCTGGaaggcaaggaaagaaagaacaaaacttacTACAAATTTGAGAAGCTGGCTATTGATCCTAATACCTGCGAAGTGAACACTAAGTATAAGGCAGTGAGAACCAGCATCTACACAAAACATCTGGAGAGGTGGTTAAAATACTTCCCAATCGAACAGTTTCATATCGTGGATGGAGACCGGCTCATCACAGAACCACTGCCAGAACTCCAGCTGGTTGAGAAGTTCCTAAATCTTCCTCCAAGGATAAGTCAGTACAATTTATACTTCAATGCCACCAGAGGGTTTTACTGCTTGCGATTTAACATTGTCTTTAACAAGTGCCTGGCGGGTAGCAAGGGACGCATCCATCCAGAGGTGGATACCTCTGTCATTACCAAATTGCGCAAGTTCTTTCATCCTTTTAATCAAAAATTTTACCAGATCACTGGGAGGACATTTAACTGGCCCTAA